In Spirosoma aureum, a single genomic region encodes these proteins:
- a CDS encoding immunoglobulin domain-containing family protein, whose protein sequence is MYGGGQSGHLGQHHRSDGQHSGPGQHHPDLYDHLVEPDSYGGGTYRWDDNSTSATRTVTTAGTYSVTVTAPNGCTAVDSQVISGNTTAPTANILAPASTTLTCTTTSLSLTATGGGTYRWDNNSTSATRTITTAGTYSVTVTSPNGCTAVDSQVISGNTTAPTANILAPASTTLTCTTTAISLTATGGGTYRWNDNSTNATRTVTTAGTYSVTVTSPNGCTAVDSQVISGNTTAPTANILAPASTTLTCTTTSLSLTATGGGTYRWDDNSTSATRTITTAGTYSVTVTSPNGCTAVDSQVISGNTTAPTANILAPASTTLTCTTTAISLTATGGGTYRWDDNSTSATRTVTTAGTYSVTATSPNGCTAVDSQVISGNTTAPTANILAPASTTLTCTTTSISLTATGGGTYRWDDNSTSATRTITTAGTYSVTVTSPNGCTAVDSQVISGNTTAPTANILAPASTTLTCTTTSLSLTATGGGTYRWDDNSTSVTRTVTMAGTYSVTATSPITGCSGTASTTIFSTTASISVNNPIVTTATLSTAFSQTFTASGGVAPYSFSLASGSLPTGLNLSPEGVLSGIPTQSGPFTITVRAADSNGCSGEGANYPLTVLDATPTIADLTASPDPICVGGQVTFSANIANITGTYAYTLTNGSSTTTGTSSNTSFSQNLTTLVAGIQAFTLTVTSSGQSATATYELTVNAPPVPTLTASNGGVLTCAQSSLTLTAEGGDDYTFSGPGILSQNAETGVAVVNASGVYSVTVTNTETGCYSTTTTTVSSSTAAPSVSITPSSATLSCASPSVSLTAVGVGSVLWNTGSTSPILTVSTAGTYSVTLTSGSGCTAVTSVEVSADQSAPSVSINPSSATLSCASPSVSLTAVGVGSVRWNTGSTSPILTVSTAGTYSVTLTSGSGCTAVASVEVSADQSAPSVSINPFSATLTCASPSVSLTAVGVGSVRWNTGSTSPILTVSTAGTYSVTLTSGSGCTAVTSVEVSADQSAPSVSINPGSATLSCASPSVSLTAVGVGSVLWNTGSTSPILTVSSAGTYSVTLTSGSGCTAVTSVEVSADQSAPSVSINPGSATLSCASPSVSLTAVGVGSVLWNTGSTSPILTVSSAGTYSVTLTSGSGCTAVTSVEVSADQSAPSVSINPGSATLSCASPSVSLTAVGVGSVLWNTGSTSPILTVSSAGTYSVTLTSGSGCTAVTSVEVSADQSAPSVSINPSSATLTCATPSVSLTAVGVGSVRWNTGSTSPILTVSTAGTYSVTLTSGSGCTAVTSVEVSADQSAPSVSINPGSATLSCASPSVSLTAVGVGSVRWNTGSTSPILTVSTAGTYSVTLTSGSGCTAVASVEVSADQSAPSVSINPSSATLTCATPSVSLTAVGVGSVRWNTGSTSPILTVSSAGTYSVTLTSGSGCTAVTSVEVSADQSAPSVSINPSSATLSCASPSVSLTAVGVGSVRWNTGSTSPILTVSSAGTYSVTLTSGSGCTAVTSVEVSADQSAPSVSINPSSATLSCASPSVSLTAVGVGSVRWNTGSTSPILTVSTAGTYSVTLTSGSGCTAVASVEVSADQSAPSVSINPSSATLTCASPSVSLTAVGVGSVLWNTGSTSPILTVSSAGTYSVTLTSGSGCTAVTSVEVSQQPDQTIVFTQQPASASTVTVGANVTTAIAVSGNPTGFQWFKDNLSSPVGGQTSATLMLTNVQIADAGSYIVVVSGACNSLTSTAFALTVNPVQTAPFAITAVTTLSCTPILPNRFSVSFTPRYSGLNGQPVSFSVANELLPTTESGPYTLQLYTDNPTLTLKAIQGGTPPEASYVYNWLAACRTSESPNTPPGW, encoded by the coding sequence GTGTACGGCGGTGGACAGTCAGGTCATCTCGGGCAACACCACCGCTCCGACGGCCAACATTCTGGCCCCGGCCAGCACCACCCTGACCTGTACGACCACCTCGTTGAGCCTGACAGCTACGGGGGCGGTACCTATCGGTGGGATGACAACTCGACCAGCGCCACCCGCACGGTGACCACGGCGGGCACGTATTCGGTGACAGTGACGGCGCCCAACGGGTGTACGGCGGTAGACAGTCAGGTCATCTCGGGCAACACCACCGCTCCGACGGCCAACATTTTGGCTCCGGCCAGCACCACCCTGACCTGTACGACCACCAGTCTGTCATTGACAGCCACGGGCGGGGGCACCTATCGATGGGATAACAACTCGACCAGTGCCACCCGCACGATCACCACGGCGGGCACGTATTCGGTGACGGTGACTAGTCCCAACGGGTGTACGGCGGTAGATAGCCAGGTCATCTCGGGCAACACCACCGCTCCGACGGCCAACATTCTGGCCCCGGCCAGCACCACCCTCACCTGTACGACTACCGCCATCAGCCTGACAGCTACGGGGGGCGGTACCTATCGCTGGAATGACAACTCGACCAATGCCACCCGCACGGTGACCACAGCCGGCACGTATTCGGTGACGGTGACTAGTCCCAACGGGTGTACGGCGGTAGACAGTCAGGTCATTTCGGGCAACACCACCGCTCCGACGGCCAACATTCTGGCTCCGGCCAGCACCACCCTGACCTGTACGACCACCAGTCTGTCATTGACAGCCACGGGCGGGGGTACCTACCGCTGGGATGACAACTCGACCAGTGCCACCCGCACGATCACCACAGCCGGTACCTATTCCGTAACAGTGACTAGTCCCAACGGGTGTACGGCGGTGGACAGTCAGGTCATCTCGGGCAACACCACCGCTCCGACGGCCAACATTCTGGCCCCGGCCAGCACCACCCTCACCTGTACGACTACCGCCATCAGCCTGACAGCTACGGGGGGCGGTACCTATCGGTGGGATGACAACTCGACCAGCGCCACCCGCACGGTGACCACGGCGGGCACGTATTCGGTGACAGCGACTAGTCCCAACGGGTGTACGGCGGTAGACAGTCAGGTCATCTCGGGCAACACCACCGCTCCGACGGCCAACATTCTGGCCCCGGCCAGCACCACCCTGACCTGTACGACCACCTCGATCAGCCTGACAGCCACGGGCGGGGGTACCTACCGCTGGGATGACAACTCGACCAGCGCCACCCGCACGATCACCACAGCCGGTACCTATTCCGTAACAGTGACTAGTCCCAACGGGTGTACGGCGGTGGACAGTCAGGTCATCTCGGGCAACACCACCGCTCCGACGGCCAACATTCTGGCCCCGGCCAGCACCACCCTGACCTGTACGACCACCTCGTTGAGCCTGACAGCTACGGGGGGCGGTACCTATCGGTGGGATGACAACTCGACCAGTGTCACCCGCACGGTGACCATGGCGGGCACGTATTCGGTGACAGCGACTAGTCCAATTACTGGATGCTCAGGTACGGCCAGCACAACCATATTTAGTACCACGGCTTCGATATCAGTTAATAATCCGATCGTTACCACGGCCACCCTGAGTACAGCCTTCAGTCAAACCTTTACCGCTTCAGGTGGAGTGGCACCCTATAGCTTCAGTCTAGCCAGCGGCAGTTTGCCTACAGGATTAAATCTGAGTCCTGAAGGTGTGTTATCGGGTATTCCTACCCAGAGTGGACCTTTCACGATCACGGTCCGGGCTGCGGATTCCAATGGGTGTTCAGGTGAGGGAGCAAACTATCCGCTGACCGTGCTTGATGCCACGCCGACGATTGCCGACTTGACAGCAAGCCCTGACCCCATTTGTGTAGGGGGCCAGGTGACTTTCAGCGCGAACATTGCCAATATAACAGGAACTTATGCGTACACGCTGACAAACGGCAGTAGTACGACTACCGGAACCAGCTCTAACACCAGCTTCAGTCAGAATTTGACGACCCTGGTGGCTGGCATCCAAGCCTTCACGTTGACAGTGACCAGCAGTGGACAATCGGCTACGGCTACTTATGAACTGACCGTCAATGCTCCTCCTGTGCCAACGCTAACGGCCAGCAATGGTGGTGTGTTGACATGCGCTCAGTCTAGCCTGACGCTGACTGCCGAGGGAGGAGATGACTATACCTTTAGTGGACCCGGTATTCTGAGTCAGAATGCTGAAACAGGTGTCGCGGTAGTCAACGCATCCGGCGTCTACTCAGTAACAGTGACCAATACTGAGACGGGTTGTTACAGTACGACAACGACGACGGTGAGTAGTTCGACGGCAGCCCCTTCGGTGAGTATCACTCCCTCGTCAGCTACGCTAAGTTGTGCCAGTCCAAGTGTGAGTCTGACGGCAGTGGGCGTAGGCAGTGTGTTGTGGAACACAGGCTCGACGAGTCCCATCCTGACGGTGAGTACGGCGGGAACGTATTCGGTGACCTTGACCTCGGGCAGTGGCTGTACGGCCGTGACCAGTGTGGAGGTGAGTGCCGATCAGAGTGCGCCTTCGGTGAGCATTAATCCTTCCTCAGCTACGCTAAGTTGTGCCAGCCCGAGTGTAAGTCTGACGGCGGTGGGCGTGGGCAGTGTGCGGTGGAACACGGGCTCGACGAGTCCCATCCTGACGGTGAGTACGGCGGGGACCTATTCGGTGACCTTGACCTCGGGCAGTGGCTGTACGGCCGTGGCCAGTGTGGAGGTGAGTGCCGATCAGAGTGCGCCTTCAGTGAGCATTAATCCTTTCTCAGCTACCCTAACCTGTGCCAGCCCGAGTGTAAGTCTGACGGCGGTGGGCGTGGGCAGTGTGCGGTGGAACACGGGCTCGACGAGTCCCATCCTGACGGTGAGTACGGCGGGGACGTATTCGGTGACCTTGACCTCGGGCAGTGGCTGTACGGCCGTGACCAGTGTGGAGGTGAGCGCCGATCAGAGTGCGCCTTCAGTGAGTATCAACCCCGGCAGTGCGACCCTGAGCTGTGCCAGTCCAAGTGTGAGTCTGACGGCGGTGGGCGTGGGCAGTGTGTTGTGGAACACGGGCTCGACGAGTCCCATCCTGACGGTGAGTTCAGCGGGGACGTATTCGGTGACCTTGACCTCGGGTAGTGGCTGTACGGCCGTGACCAGTGTGGAGGTGAGCGCCGATCAGAGTGCGCCTTCAGTGAGTATCAACCCCGGCAGTGCGACCCTGAGCTGTGCCAGTCCAAGTGTGAGTCTGACGGCGGTGGGCGTGGGCAGTGTGTTGTGGAACACGGGCTCGACGAGTCCCATCCTGACGGTGAGTTCAGCGGGGACCTATTCGGTGACCTTGACCTCGGGCAGTGGCTGTACGGCCGTGACCAGTGTGGAGGTGAGCGCCGATCAGAGTGCGCCTTCAGTGAGTATCAACCCCGGCAGTGCGACCCTGAGCTGTGCCAGTCCAAGTGTGAGTCTGACGGCGGTGGGCGTGGGCAGTGTGTTGTGGAACACGGGCTCGACGAGTCCCATCCTGACGGTGAGTTCAGCGGGGACCTATTCGGTGACCTTGACCTCGGGCAGTGGCTGTACGGCCGTGACCAGTGTGGAGGTGAGCGCCGATCAGAGTGCGCCTTCGGTGAGCATTAATCCTTCCTCAGCTACGCTAACCTGTGCTACTCCGAGTGTGAGTCTGACGGCGGTGGGTGTGGGCAGTGTGCGGTGGAACACAGGCTCGACGAGTCCCATCCTGACGGTGAGTACGGCGGGGACGTATTCGGTGACCTTGACCTCGGGCAGTGGCTGTACGGCCGTGACCAGTGTGGAGGTGAGCGCCGATCAGAGTGCGCCTTCAGTGAGTATCAACCCCGGCAGTGCGACCCTGAGCTGTGCCAGTCCAAGTGTGAGCCTGACGGCGGTGGGCGTGGGCAGTGTGCGGTGGAACACGGGCTCGACGAGTCCCATCCTGACGGTGAGTACGGCGGGGACCTATTCGGTGACCTTGACCTCGGGTAGCGGCTGTACGGCTGTGGCCAGTGTGGAGGTGAGTGCCGATCAGAGTGCCCCTTCGGTGAGCATCAACCCCAGCAGTGCGACCCTAACCTGTGCCACTCCGAGTGTGAGTCTGACGGCGGTGGGCGTGGGCAGTGTGCGGTGGAACACGGGCTCGACGAGTCCCATCCTGACGGTGAGTTCAGCGGGGACCTATTCGGTGACCTTGACCTCGGGTAGTGGCTGTACGGCCGTGACCAGTGTGGAGGTGAGCGCCGATCAGAGTGCCCCTTCGGTAAGCATCAACCCCAGCAGTGCGACCCTGAGCTGCGCCAGTCCTTCGGTGAGTCTGACGGCAGTGGGCGTGGGCAGTGTGCGGTGGAACACGGGCTCGACGAGTCCCATCCTGACGGTGAGTTCAGCGGGGACCTACTCGGTGACCTTGACCTCGGGTAGTGGCTGTACGGCCGTGACCAGTGTGGAGGTGAGCGCCGATCAGAGTGCGCCTTCGGTGAGCATTAATCCTTCCTCAGCTACGCTAAGTTGTGCCAGCCCAAGTGTGAGTCTGACGGCAGTGGGTGTGGGCAGTGTGCGGTGGAACACGGGCTCGACGAGTCCCATCCTGACGGTGAGTACGGCGGGAACGTATTCGGTGACCTTGACCTCGGGCAGTGGCTGTACGGCTGTGGCCAGTGTGGAGGTGAGTGCCGATCAGAGCGCCCCTTCGGTGAGCATCAACCCCAGCAGTGCGACCCTAACCTGTGCCAGTCCAAGTGTGAGTCTGACAGCAGTGGGCGTGGGCAGTGTGTTGTGGAACACGGGCTCGACGAGTCCCATCCTGACGGTGAGTTCAGCGGGGACGTATTCGGTGACCTTGACCTCGGGCAGCGGCTGTACGGCCGTAACCAGTGTGGAGGTGAGTCAACAACCTGACCAAACCATCGTCTTCACCCAGCAGCCCGCTTCAGCCTCCACGGTTACGGTGGGTGCTAATGTCACCACTGCCATTGCCGTCAGTGGCAATCCTACCGGCTTCCAATGGTTCAAAGACAACCTGAGCAGCCCCGTTGGGGGGCAAACCTCGGCTACGCTGATGCTGACCAATGTCCAGATCGCCGATGCGGGTAGCTATATCGTGGTCGTCAGTGGAGCCTGTAACAGCCTGACCTCGACGGCCTTTGCCCTCACCGTCAATCCCGTGCAGACGGCCCCCTTCGCCATCACGGCCGTGACGACTCTGAGTTGCACACCGATTCTGCCCAACCGCTTCAGTGTCAGCTTTACGCCCCGCTACAGCGGTCTCAACGGTCAGCCCGTGTCTTTCTCGGTGGCCAACGAATTGCTGCCCACCACCGAGTCGGGACCCTATACCCTCCAGCTCTATACCGATAATCCAACGCTCACGCTGAAGGCCATTCAGGGCGGTACGCCACCCGAAGCCAGCTATGTCTACAACTGGCTGGCGGCCTGTCGCACCTCGGAGTCGCCTAATACCCCCCCCGGGTGGTAA
- a CDS encoding beta strand repeat-containing protein has product MTDIARFNNSGYTFVGGSINVLSGGVFTNNGVLKYGSAGTITNNNGSVIVNDNPTNNTIFTYTGTFLGTVNGIYKNANATASAGTFTAPNTFTPSGLSAGEQTLYAKITPSGGGCTYIVSFTYTYTAPPNFTTSPTTKSVCSGSSTTFTVAASNATSYQWQVNTGGGFTDLSNTTPYSGVTNTTLNISNVAGLNGYQYRCVATGAGGSTNSNAATLTVNPLPTATILTPSSTTITCSTPSLSLTATGGGTYRWDNNSTSATRTVTTAGTYSVTVTATGSCTAVDSQVITSNTTAPTANILAPASTTLTCTTTSISLTATGGGTYRWNDNSTNATRTVTTAGTYSVTVTAPNGCTAVDSQVISGNTTAPTANILAPASTTLTCTTTSLSLTATGGGTYRWDNNSTSATRTITTAGTYSVTVTSPNGCTAVDSQVISGNTTAPTANILAPASTTLTCTTTAISLTATGGGTYRWNDNSTNATRTVTTAGTYSVTVTSPNGCTAVDSQVISGNTTAPTANILAPASTTLTCTTTSLSLTATGGGTYRWDDNSTSATRTITTAGTYSVTVTSPNGCTAVDSQVISGNTTAPTANILAPASTTLTCTTTAISLTATGAVPIGGMTTRPAPPAR; this is encoded by the coding sequence ATGACCGATATTGCTAGATTTAACAACAGTGGCTATACGTTTGTAGGTGGAAGCATTAATGTTTTGAGCGGTGGCGTATTTACCAACAATGGTGTATTAAAGTACGGCTCGGCAGGGACAATAACCAATAACAACGGCTCGGTGATTGTCAATGATAACCCGACTAATAATACCATCTTCACCTATACCGGTACATTTTTGGGAACAGTGAATGGTATTTATAAAAACGCGAATGCCACCGCATCGGCGGGTACATTCACTGCACCCAACACGTTTACACCTTCGGGTCTATCTGCCGGTGAACAAACACTCTACGCCAAAATTACCCCGTCGGGAGGGGGGTGCACCTATATTGTTTCCTTTACCTATACTTATACTGCCCCGCCTAATTTCACAACCAGTCCTACTACAAAAAGTGTTTGTTCGGGCAGTAGTACTACCTTCACCGTTGCGGCATCTAATGCCACAAGCTACCAATGGCAGGTCAATACTGGTGGTGGTTTTACTGATTTGAGTAATACGACTCCTTACTCCGGTGTCACAAACACGACCTTAAACATCAGCAATGTAGCGGGGCTCAATGGTTATCAGTATCGCTGTGTTGCTACGGGCGCTGGCGGCTCCACCAACTCCAATGCGGCTACGTTAACCGTCAATCCGCTACCGACAGCTACTATACTCACTCCTTCAAGCACAACGATTACCTGTAGCACACCGAGTCTGTCATTGACGGCTACGGGGGGCGGTACCTACCGCTGGGATAACAACTCGACCAGTGCCACCCGCACGGTCACCACTGCAGGCACCTACTCCGTAACGGTCACAGCAACTGGTAGCTGCACCGCCGTAGACAGTCAGGTCATCACAAGTAACACCACGGCCCCCACGGCCAACATTCTGGCTCCGGCCAGCACCACCCTGACCTGCACGACCACCTCGATCAGCCTGACAGCTACGGGGGGCGGTACCTATCGCTGGAATGACAACTCGACCAATGCCACCCGCACGGTGACCACGGCGGGCACGTATTCGGTGACAGTGACGGCGCCCAACGGGTGTACGGCGGTAGACAGTCAGGTCATCTCGGGCAACACCACCGCTCCGACGGCCAACATTTTGGCTCCGGCCAGCACCACCCTGACCTGTACGACCACCAGTCTGTCATTGACAGCCACGGGCGGGGGCACCTATCGATGGGATAACAACTCGACCAGTGCCACCCGCACGATCACCACGGCGGGCACGTATTCGGTGACGGTGACTAGTCCCAACGGGTGTACGGCGGTAGATAGCCAGGTCATCTCGGGCAACACCACCGCTCCGACGGCCAACATTCTGGCCCCGGCCAGCACCACCCTCACCTGTACGACTACCGCCATCAGCCTGACAGCTACGGGGGGCGGTACCTATCGCTGGAATGACAACTCGACCAATGCCACCCGCACGGTGACCACAGCCGGCACGTATTCGGTGACGGTGACTAGTCCCAACGGGTGTACGGCGGTAGACAGTCAGGTCATTTCGGGCAACACCACCGCTCCGACGGCCAACATTCTGGCTCCGGCCAGCACCACCCTGACCTGTACGACCACCAGTCTGTCATTGACAGCCACGGGCGGGGGTACCTACCGCTGGGATGACAACTCGACCAGTGCCACCCGCACGATCACCACAGCCGGTACCTATTCCGTAACAGTGACTAGTCCCAACGGGTGTACGGCGGTGGACAGTCAGGTCATCTCGGGCAACACCACCGCTCCGACGGCCAACATTCTGGCCCCGGCCAGCACCACCCTCACCTGTACGACTACCGCCATCAGCCTGACAGCTACGGGGGCGGTACCTATCGGTGGGATGACAACTCGACCAGCGCCACCCGCACGGTGA